ACCTGGGTGGAGTACTCCACTGGAATTCCCACCGGCTAGGTACGAGGTCATcgaggttctcattagcagctttgagaaaaCCCTTGTACATTATGCTCAACCATCCGGGGGCTTTGGCTTTTGGACCAACCTTGCCAGGCAGGCTCAGACTCTTGAGGGGGCGGTGCTGCTTTGTGAGTCCTGACCACGTTCACCTTTCTGTCATGGCTGCGTAGGCTACTTGCAGTAGACCTATAAAATGGATAAGGACTTCTCCTTAATAGGTAGGTCGCTCAGATCGGTATCTAGGATATGGGGTTGGCACCGTTCCATCATGATAGGACAAAAGTAAACAaactatatatttgtattttaattTGAAAATGTATGTCCCTTATCTGCACAAATATGAAGACTCTCAGTCTGTCACAACTCCTGCTCGCAGACACACATGGGCTCTGGCATTTGCAACCATTTTCCTTACCTACTCACTCAACTCATCACACTTTTCCAGTCATACAAAACACACAGGTACCCCATCTTACTACACCCCTTACTCCCTCACATATACAAGGAACTGGAACACAAAAGTACCCGAAGCCCAAAGTACATACCCACATACTGTGTCTTTTATGTCCTCTGTTTGTTGTGTTTTTATTTCTACCTTGTTGATTCCTGCCTAATTTTGGGCTTTGGGATATTTTGTGTTGCAGTTCCTTGTATTTGGGGATTTATTATTTCATGAATTGTCCTATCGTTTATCTATTTATAAGTACTATACATAAAACATATAATACTAATTATTTTACAACATTCCCTAACTTGAATAATATAGTGTATTTATAGTTTCTTTATTATTTATTaatattatgttttttttattacaatCCCTGCCATTAATAGTATTGAATGTTCCATTTTATTTAGAATAGCAATGGAGTGGTTTTGGTGTTTCAAAACAGTTGGTTATCAATGTATAGCTTGTCAATAACGAGAGCTACACGTCTCCCTTTCAGTCTATTGTATTTGAATAATGGATACAGTACTTTGCGTCGCTCTGCGATTTCCTTTGGGAACTGATCGTTCATGCCTATTTTAAGAGTCTTTTGCCCaggcttttaaccattatttCATCTTTAAAGGATGCAAATTTGGCAATGATTGGGTGCTCGTATCGCTGTCCTCTCTATCCAAAACGATGTACGCATTCGAGTTTAATTTGGTCGACAGTGTCGCCTGGAATATGTAATGCTTTAACCATGAATTCTTTCACCACACTCTCTGAATCTTCGTCCTATTTAATTCCGGAATGCACCAGATTTTTTTTCGCATTGTTCCAGTTTGTATATCAAGTATGTATTCTCTTAACAACTGGTTCTCTCTTTTATGTTCATTAACATCTGTTATATTGACTGTACTCTTCAGCTTTTACAGTTGATTTTTCCTGTGTCGCAGCTTTCTCATCACTCATTGCAAGGCTTGCCTTCATTTTATCTTTAAGGTCTAACTCAAGCACGCCTCATTTATAATTTATAGATTTTAGCAGTTTGGTTTCCACGCTTACTGTACAGGGTGGAGAGAATAGGTAATCCGTGTCAGTCAAAAAGTCTTAGTTTTCTTTTAGAGTTTGGTTCTTCATTCTTTCTGTGTTTATTCTCTGCCATGTTTTTTTACTGCATTGGTAGTGGTTATCTATAAAATTAGTTATTATCCAGTTTGAATGTTGTTGCCCACGAGTGAGCAGATCAGCGTAAATGTGCTATTATTTGGTCATGTTTTAGGGACATAAATGTCTACCCTTTTTCACGAGGCATTCTGCACTGCCATTTTGTTGTtagtgtacatggattttataatgtagTATATTTTTATAATGTACGCCTTAATGGCATCCGAAATTATATCAGGTGTCAGCTTTTTTTCTGTCCTCTGTCTACATTTGTAATGGTAAAGGTTTTTATTGTTTCATTTacgtatttaatacattttgggtCCAGAAAATGCACTCTGTTCATTCTCCAAATTCTGTTGCTAAGTGTATTTTCTATTGGTGTAATAAAGTAATCTAATCACAGCCATTTGAGTAgacgctgcagggaccactgtgGAATGATCACACTCATGTTCTTGTACGCTTCAAACGGTTAAATCAGAACATGCTTAGAAGCGCCTTTTCTGGTTAAGTctataagagctttccacacctggattgtgcaacatttacaCGATATTCTTTAAAACATTCTTCCAGCTCTGTCAAACTGGTTGTTTGACcatcattttcaggtcttgcaattttcaagtagatttaagtcaaaacttacAGGGACATTCACAGtattcttggtaagtaactccagtgtagatttggccttgtcttTATGGTTATAGTCCTGCTGAAAGGcaaattcatctcccagtgtctggtggaaagcaaactcaaccaggttttcctctaggattttgcctgtgcttagcttcattccttttattttttatcaTGAAAAAATCCCCAGTCCTtaaagattacaagcatacccataacatgatgcatccaCCACTATGAAAATattgagtggtactcagtgatgtgttgtattagatttgccctaaacataacactttgtattcaggataaaaAGTTAATtcatttgccacatttttttcagtatttagtgccttgttgcaaacaggatgcgttttggaattgttttattctgtacaggcttccttcttttcactctgtcatttaggctattattgttgagtaactacaatgttgttgatccatctccTATTACCGCCATTAAACTcttaactattttaaagtcaccattcttctccggcaactgagttatgaaggacgcctgtatctttgtagtgactgggtctatttatacaccatccaaagtgtaattgataactttaccatgctcaaacgGATATTCCATGTGTGCttcttttgttctgtttttttggcattggaaaacctccctggtcttagGCCTTTTTTTGAAAACACtaacacgcctctctctctctttctctctctcaccttcagGTGTTGCTTgtgtaggaagagagagaaaaggaagggaAATGGAACTGCCAAATCATGCCAAACAAATACTACTGCAACTCAACCAGCAGAGGGCTAAGGGCTTCCTGTGTGACGTCATCATCGTGGTGGAGAACGCTCTGTTCCGAGCCCACAAGAACATCCTAGCAGCCAGCAGTATCTACTTCAAGTCCCTGGTTCTCCACGACAACCTCATCAACCTGGACACAGAGATGGTGAATCCCTCTGTTTTCCGACAAGTCCTGGACTTCATCTACACAGGGAAGCTCCTGTCCTCATTGGACCAGAGTAATGAGCAGAACTACAGTGCCCTCTTGACCGCAGCCAGCTACCTCCAGCTCCATGACCTCGCCGCGCTGTGCAGGAAGAAGCTCAAGCGAAGCGGCGGCAAGCCTTTGCCGGGTAAACTCTCCTCCTCGGGTCCGCTCAGCCGACTGCGCCACAACAACGAGCGCCTCTCGTCCTCCGCCCTCACCGCCTCCCACAACCACTACGTCCTCGCCCCCTCTGAAGCAGACCAGCCACAGCCCGATGACGGCCTCCAGGACAAGCTCTCGGATGATGAGATGTTCATCGGGAGCACCGCCGGGAAGAATGGGACCTGCGGGAGTGGTAGTAATGGAAACCTCAGTAACGGTTTGAGCGGCAGGGAGACAGATCTGGGGCTGGACCTGTCCAAGAAGAGCCCTCCATCGGCGTGTACCACATCAGACGCACTCAGCCCTCACAGCAACTCACAGGGTTCCCCTCAATCTGCCTCAGTATCCACAACCAACAGTGCCTCACTGGATGATTCCACCATCACTCTGCCCGGTCTGGACACCACCGGCCCAGAGCCCATGGAGCTCATACCCACCCCCAAAGCCCCTGAAGACAGTCAGGCCCATCCAGACGCTCCCCTGCCTCGCAAGAGCTCCCGCCAGGTAGCCCGCAAAAAGGAGTGGCCCAAGAGAGAGGCCTCTGGCCTGAAGGCTGAGGATCGTGACCCGCCCCTGGTCAATGGTGTGATCGTGGGACCTAAAGAGGGCCGTTCATCCAGGGGTGTAGGCGGGGACAGCAGGTGCAGCTTTCCCTCAGACCAGTCCTTCCAgtgtaaagaggaggaggaaggaggggagaatgGGCAGGAGCACAGTGACCAGAGCGGGCATAGtgatggagagagtggaggaggagggcacCACAGCGCCAACTATGTGTACCGGCAGGAAGGGTTTGAGCCAGCGTTTGGGGACAACTTGTATGTGTGCATCCCCTGTGGGAAGGGCTTTCCCAGCTCGGAGCAGCTTAACGCCCATGTGGAGACGCACACAGAGGACGAGCTCTACATCAAAGAGGAGGGAGGGGCCTTTGTGAAAGAGGAAGAGGCTGAGGACCTCTCGACCCCCGTGGCTCCCACCACATTCGGCATCTCCGAGCCACGGCCCTTCAAGTGCACCGTATGCAGTAAGAGCTATAAAGACCCGGCGACCCTGAGACAGCACGAGAAGAGCCACTGGCTGACCCGACCCTTCCCATGTAACATCTGCGGGAAGATGTTCACCCAGAGAGGCACTATGACGCGCCACATGCGGAGCCACCTGGGCCTGAAACCGTTTGCTTGCGATGAGTGTGGCATGCGCTTCACACGCCAGTACCGCCTGACGGAGCACATGCGCGTCCACTCGGGAGAGAAGCCGTACGAATGCCAGTTGTGCGGTGGAAAGTTCACCCAGCAACGCAACCTCATCAGCCACCTCAGAATGCACACCTCACCCTCCTAAAACACAACATCAAGCCAAAGAAtgctttttcatttttttccccaCCTCACAACTAAACAAATGCACATGTACACTCATGCAGAAACACaggtacacactctctctctcacacacacacacacgtaaacataGATTTCTATACACAACCACCTGGCTTAGTGTGTGTAGTGGTTGTCCAGAGTCAGCATGTGGCAGGATGGTCATGGAAAACAACCACAGCATGTCCACCACCTCTGGAAGTCTAGACGGGCAGTGtacctccccttccctccctctctctgaagtTACCTATGGTGGATGTGAGGGCATGGACCGGTGGTTGTCTCTCTTATATCTTGTAAATGTGAATGGGGTACTGTTGTAACCTCAGGCCCACCTCATGCCTCTCATACACCCTCAACACCTTTACTTGGGAGTATTTAGGCCTTTGACTTTTTCAAACTGATCCCTTCTGGGGGTATTCAGGGTTCCCTCTATACTCCAACCTCATTAGTCAAACAACTACGCCATTCCTCCTTTTAATTTAGACAGGTCTAATATTATTCACTCTGTCAATGATGTACACTACAGGCAATAATTTCAAAGAATGTGTTTTTGTTGTAAGCTACTGTATATGTCCAATGCTAATGTGAGTGAACCTGAAGATAGTGGGGATGTCTGCATTCGGGTGGAGGGATGTTGTTGGTCATATCCATGCTTTACCTAAAAGTTTGATGTCTGAGTTTCCAGATGAGGGGCTCAATTTAATTTACTccagacacacactcaccttaAAGTCTCCACTCTACAGCTGGTCTCTGagtaagagaaagaggggaggtggGGTTAGTCATTTTGCCCATGAAAGCTCATCCTGgcataacaaaaaaacaaaatggagGTACTTGTTTTACTCAAAGAACCTGTAATGTTTCTGTGAATGTTTAAACTGGAAGGTCTTCGGATGTGTCTTCTTGGGGGAGGGGGAAATGGGGTGAGGGTGGGGCAGTTAGTTGAACAGGGAAGagacggggggaggggggggggggtcggtgtAGGCTGAACTTCTCGTTTGGTGGGTACGTTTATTTTTTGTCAGTATAGCTTTCCTCCCCTTACAAAAAAGAAAAGCTTATTTCGATAGGCTTGTGAACTCGCTACCTCTGATTACTCTTATGAACTCTACGTTGATTAGTTGAAAGTTACTAAATGTAATTAATTGTATAAAGTGTGTAGATAGTAACTTTTCCCCTAATGCTTTAACCTGCTTTAACCTGCCCATCTCTCAACACAGGTTTTTCATGCTTTTTAGATTTGTACATGTTAACATAACATTATGTTAACAACTCTGTCTTTTTTTTTACTTCTTGTCATAAAGATAGCTTTCCGGGTGCTCTTCTCAATGAACAGGCCCCCACCTCACAATGTACTGTATTTTCTTGCAAATAGTGGTTAGTGAGTTTAGATGCACAGTGTTCCAAAGATCTAATGAATGTTAAGGCGAACGGAGCTGACTAACACATTTTGCTCGACAAGTTCATaaccaaagtaaaaaaaaaaaaaaaaaagatataagaTATATAGCATACTTAATTATTTCACCTTTGATTTGTCTTTTTACTGTATGAAAAAACAATTTAAGAATTGTATTCTAGGTCCAGACAATTGAAACCCACAGTTGTGTTGGACTATTGACCAATGACTCTTGAGACTCTTGAGTTTCTGTGTGGTTTGCGAGGAAAGCCTGTGCTGATTGGTGGGCTGGTGTTAACATCAACTTTACATGTAAAGTAACTGTAGAGTTTACAATGTTCCCTgaactttatttttatttgtaacaaGGGTCCTTCTCATCACTTTATATTCCCTGACCTAAAAGCAGGACTTGATTACATTTTATGTGTTCTGTTCAGaccaaaaaaaaagaagaaaaaatgaTAATGACATTTTTTATGTGAAGTTCTAAGTTTGCTTGTTAGTTTATTGAGCCAGACTTATGAAATCTTGTATTGGAAAGGGAGAGGTAAGGATGCACTGGACAGCTCAATTCTTATCCAGAGCcaattacagtagtgagtgcatacattttagtACTTTTTTTGTACTCCCAGTTGCCTCCCATATGGGCCATTCttattgaatatttatttattagCATAGTACTACAAATTACAAACTCTACTGTAATCATTCTCCACTGAAACCCAAGCTGTCTGTCTTAGCTTGTCCGGTGTGTCCCGACTCTTATGGTAAACTATGGGGGAGAGAAACATTCAGTGCAAGTTTTTGGTATAGGCATTCCTCCATTATTTTGGTTTTACCtatctttttttacatttctattcCTCCTTCATCCTCATGGTTGGTCTGTGAAATGTTATGTCATCATATAGGGATGCAGCTGCAGTCATACAAGCATCGTTATCGTTTCAAGGTAACTGCGTCTTGGACTCTGAgatgttactttaaaaaaaaaaatgttttgctgttCTCGCCGAGGTAAAAGCAGTTACTGCTGAGTGATTGCATGGTACGTGTGTATTTGTAACGCCCAccccctcaccaccaccacccaccctccAACCTGAAATCCATCATGTAATTAATTGTTTTCCTGTGACCTCTTCTTACTTATTCGGGAGTCCACGATGCATTGCCTTCAGACGCTATTGTTCTTGTCAGCACTTAAGCAGTACAGCGTAATGTCTGTGACGCTCAAAAGGTCTTTTTGTACAGCAAGATCTCTAGCCATCTCTGCAAAGTCTTTGCAGCTGCAGCCGAACTAGCGTTTATTAGTTTGgcgaaaacaaaaaaaatatgaacTAAAACTgcgataatactactactactactactactactactactactaatactcaAATACTTCAGGGATTGTTCTGCGTCTATGAATGTAGGACTCTCAGCTACATTTGTAAGACATAGTATTGTATCAATTTCTCTGTATTTTACTCATGGGAAAACCAAAACACTAGTTTCATATTTAAAAGATTTTAAAATATGGGGGGTACTTTTTCAACTAACACAAAGAGCCTTAACAAAAGGCGGGGCAGCTCAATACAAAAGTCGACGTTTTAGTTAGTATCATAATATGTTCCGAAATAGTCGCAAAGTTGTACAAAGAACTAAGACCTAAAAAAAAAGCTCATACCCAAATCCACAAACTATTTTTTAAACCAAAGCACATTTGAATGATTATGGAACAGTGTGTGGCAAAAAAAAATGATACATATGTATTTATCTCATTGTTTACATAAACTTTTACAGTTTTACAGACCTCAGTTGAGGCTCGGCCAGTCAGAGGTGTGGTTGTATGTGTTTTTTGCTTTTTCCACAGAGGTTTTGCTGCCAAAACAAAAGCTTCAGCGTCAGCGTCAACCCTGCGGCAGACTACTTCATATTTAAATTGGGGAGGGGGTTGCAGTTTTAGGGGTGCATCGCCCCCCTCTGCCAGCTGGCTTTGGGGTGACCTTGTCCCTCTGCCCTATGAACCGTCTTCAGAAGATGGGATTGGGGGGGATGGGACGGGGGTTAGGGGGGTGGGGTGGTGTTGCTTTTGCGCGAAGGGCTGGGATGACGTTAGAACTCacttaggctgcgtttacacagggaGCACAATTCAGGTttttttgcccaattattggc
The genomic region above belongs to Oncorhynchus mykiss isolate Arlee chromosome 6, USDA_OmykA_1.1, whole genome shotgun sequence and contains:
- the LOC110526052 gene encoding hypermethylated in cancer 2 protein — encoded protein: MELPNHAKQILLQLNQQRAKGFLCDVIIVVENALFRAHKNILAASSIYFKSLVLHDNLINLDTEMVNPSVFRQVLDFIYTGKLLSSLDQSNEQNYSALLTAASYLQLHDLAALCRKKLKRSGGKPLPGKLSSSGPLSRLRHNNERLSSSALTASHNHYVLAPSEADQPQPDDGLQDKLSDDEMFIGSTAGKNGTCGSGSNGNLSNGLSGRETDLGLDLSKKSPPSACTTSDALSPHSNSQGSPQSASVSTTNSASLDDSTITLPGLDTTGPEPMELIPTPKAPEDSQAHPDAPLPRKSSRQVARKKEWPKREASGLKAEDRDPPLVNGVIVGPKEGRSSRGVGGDSRCSFPSDQSFQCKEEEEGGENGQEHSDQSGHSDGESGGGGHHSANYVYRQEGFEPAFGDNLYVCIPCGKGFPSSEQLNAHVETHTEDELYIKEEGGAFVKEEEAEDLSTPVAPTTFGISEPRPFKCTVCSKSYKDPATLRQHEKSHWLTRPFPCNICGKMFTQRGTMTRHMRSHLGLKPFACDECGMRFTRQYRLTEHMRVHSGEKPYECQLCGGKFTQQRNLISHLRMHTSPS